The Deinococcus misasensis DSM 22328 sequence CAAGAGCATGAACGAGTTCTTCGTAACCGTACATCCAACACCTGCCCGGCAAAAACCGCTGATTTTGCGCCTGTCTGTGCACTCTGGCAAGGACAGGACACACTGAGATGACATTGTATAGGGTTTTTGATGGGGTGACCAGTGTTGTCTGAAGGGCTACGCCCTGCCGAGGGTATAGGGCACAGGTCCGAGGGCACAGGTCCGAGGGCAAAAGAAAGCTTTGGCCAAAGCAATGAAGGGCGAGGCACGCCTCGCCCCTACAGACGTTTCCCTAGTGCATGATCACGAAAGAGGTTGTGCAAGGGGCTCCAATTTTGGACACGCATAATAAGCGCAGACCCGAGACTCCAATTCCTTCGCCGAAAGCAAGCCCTGAGCAGGTATCACCGCCCGTTTGCCATGTAGCCATTTCGGTTCGATGGGATTCAGCCAGGGGCTTCTTTTCGGCAGCAAACCACTCAAAATCCGCACTCCACCTGATGCTTTTGCCTCACGGTTGTACTGCTTGATCCAGAAGATGACCTGTTTGCTGATATGCCAACTGGCGTTGTCCCACACCAGCAACAAAGCCTTTTTACCCTGCTTGCCCAGTTCCTGAGTGACCCACT is a genomic window containing:
- a CDS encoding transposase, which codes for WVTQELGKQGKKALLLVWDNASWHISKQVIFWIKQYNREAKASGGVRILSGLLPKRSPWLNPIEPKWLHGKRAVIPAQGLLSAKELESRVCAYYACPKLEPLAQPLS